Proteins from a single region of Pyrus communis chromosome 6, drPyrComm1.1, whole genome shotgun sequence:
- the LOC137738196 gene encoding preprotein translocase subunit SCY1, chloroplastic, whose product MLITLRGAFSSSPLCFNKPHSRSRSYSHSHNHSFSHLTPSPSPALKRSVCKPSFSVQRKPNSTTTSWKLGVLSSGSEASVFDPLGINSDVNSGVNATWESFVGILSQTFESASSSKKEKPTSARGLAAAIEDSSIDFGDFFKGPLPGKFLKLLAYLALSRLGIYIPLGGVNREAFVGNLDGNSLLSTLDSFSGGGIGRLGICSLGIVPFINASIVFQLLAQIYPKLQDLQKREGEAGRKKIVRYTQYASVGFAIVQAIGQVFYLRPYVNDFSTEWVISSVTLLTLGSVFTTYIGERITDLKLGNGTSLLIFTSIISYFPASVGRTVAQAFQDGNYVGLATIVVSFFVLVLGIVYVQEAERKIPLNYASRYNTNRGGGLQRSAYLPFKVNSSGVMPIIFSTSSLALPGTIARFTGLAALKNAAVALNPGGSFYLPTNILLIAFFNYYYTFLQLDPDDVSEQLKRQGASIPLVRPGKSTAAFLKTVLSRISVLGSAFLAILAAGPSVIEQVTHLTAFRGFAGTSVLILVGCATDTARKVEAEIISQKYKNIEFYNIDKYGP is encoded by the exons ATGTTGATAACGCTCAGAGGAGCCTTTTCTTCTTCCCCGCTTTGCTTCAACAAACCCCATAGCCGTAGCCGTAGCTATAGCCATAGCCATAACCACAGTTTCTCTCATCTTACTCCCTCACCCTCTCCAGCACTGAAAAGATCGGTCTGCAAACCCAGCTTCTCCGTTCAGAGAAAACCCAACTCCACCACTACATCTTGGAAGCTTGGCGTTCTCTCCAGCGG CTCAGAAGCCTCAGTTTTTGATCCCTTGGGTATAAATTCAGATGTCAATTCTGGTGTAAATGCTACCTGGGAAAGTTTCGTAGGCATATTATCACAAACGTTTGAGAGTGCCTCAAGTTCGAAGAAGGAGAAACCCACTTCAGCTAGAGGCTTGGCAG CTGCAATAGAGGACAGTTCCATTGATTTTGGAGACTTCTTTAAAGGCCCATTACCCGGAAAGTTCCTCAAGCTGTTGGCATATCTGGCCTTGTCTCGACTTGGGATATATATACCTCTTGGTGGGGTTAACCGTGAGGCTTTTGTTGGAAATTTGGACGGTAATAGTTTATTGAGCACCTTGGATTCTTTCTCTGGAGGAGGCATTGGAAGACTTGGGATATGTTCACTTGGTATTGTTCCATTCATCAATGCCTCGATTGTCTTCCAGCTTCTTGCACAAATTTATCCCAAGTTGCAGGATCTTCAGAAAAGAGAAGGAGAAgcaggaagaaagaaaattgttcGGTATACTCAATATGCTTCAGTTGGGTTTGCCATAGTCCAG GCAATTGGCCAAGTATTCTACCTTCGTCCATATGTCAATGACTTCAGTACAGAGTGGGTTATCTCTTCTGTTACCTTATTGACACTTGGCTCAGTATTTACAACTTACATTGGTGAACGAATCACAGACCTAAAACTCGGAAATGGCACATCTCTTTTGATATTCACAAGCATCATCTCGTACTTTCCAGCATCCGTCGGTAGGACTGTTGCACAGGCATTTCAGGATGGTAACTATGTTGGACTTGCCACCATAGTTGTCTCCTTCTTTGTATTGGTCCTTGGTATTGTATATGTTCAG GAAGCAGAAAGGAAAATTCCACTTAACTATGCCTCAAGGTATAACACCAACAGAGGTGGAGGGCTTCAAAGATCTGCTTACCTACCCTTTAAG GTGAATAGTTCTGGAGTTATGccaataatattttctacatCATCATTAGCTCTTCCTGGTACTATAGCACGCTTCACCGGTTTAGCCGCATTGAAGAACGCTGCAGTGGCTTTAAATCCAGGGG GTTCTTTCTATCTCCCCACCAACATCCTTTTAATAGCCTTCTTCAACTACTACTACACTTTCCTACAGCTGGATCCTGATGATGTAAGTGAACAGTTGAAGCGCCAAGGTGCATCAATACCACTTGTACGACCGGGCAAAAGTACGGCTGCATTTCTTAAGACA GTTCTAAGTCGAATATCAGTGCTTGGTTCAGCCTTCCTGGCAATCCTGGCTGCTGGTCCTTCAGTGATTGAACAAGTGACGCACCTCACTGCATTTCGTGGATTCGCAGGCACATCTGTTCTCATCCTTGTTGGTTGTGCAACTGACACAGCAAGAAAAGTTGAAGCAGAAATAATATCTCAGAAGTACAAGAACATAGAGTTCTATAACATTGATAAGTATGGCCCGTAA